The following are encoded together in the Pleurocapsa sp. FMAR1 genome:
- a CDS encoding DUF1003 domain-containing protein has product MVFPSNKLPSIVPPSVKSVYIDGEKYPLSEQVVKNIEAIIGFQAKQKQKLPWRDRIIDKIAAFFGKSDFLYLQLLFFASWAICSRLAPQILPFGLPLFDVQEMGIDVSALLITTGVLIQQTRQDKLAEQRSHLILQINLLTEQKIAKLIKLMEELREDLPDIRNRSDFEAQIMQQATDPQAVLDILRENLDSSES; this is encoded by the coding sequence ATGGTTTTCCCTTCTAATAAATTACCTTCTATCGTTCCCCCATCAGTCAAATCAGTTTATATCGATGGAGAAAAGTATCCTTTGTCTGAACAGGTAGTAAAAAACATCGAAGCAATTATTGGCTTTCAGGCAAAACAAAAACAAAAGTTGCCCTGGCGCGATCGCATCATTGACAAGATAGCTGCTTTTTTTGGCAAGTCGGATTTTTTATATCTGCAATTATTATTTTTTGCCAGTTGGGCAATATGTTCCCGTCTAGCACCACAAATATTACCCTTTGGTTTGCCTCTGTTTGATGTCCAAGAAATGGGAATTGATGTTTCTGCCTTACTAATAACTACTGGGGTATTAATACAGCAAACTCGCCAAGATAAACTGGCTGAACAGCGATCGCATTTAATTTTACAGATCAATTTATTAACAGAACAGAAGATTGCCAAATTAATTAAACTAATGGAAGAATTACGAGAAGACCTTCCTGATATACGCAATCGCAGTGATTTTGAGGCACAAATTATGCAGCAAGCAACCGATCCCCAGGCTGTTTTAGATATTTTGCGAGAAAATTTAGATTCGAGTGAATCATAA
- a CDS encoding MEKHLA domain-containing protein: MSFSIWQQPEIIRWSQILTRNFKQLLNKDLVASANTPEQLAQTLFDAPFVVVSHGTQADPILNYGNQMALQLWSISWDEFVTTPSRLTAEPVNRSVRAQMLEQAAKQGYIDNYQGIRISRTGQRFLIEQAIIWNLTDEFGKKCGQAATFSDWKLLG; this comes from the coding sequence ATGTCTTTCTCAATTTGGCAACAGCCAGAGATTATTCGCTGGAGTCAAATTTTGACCAGAAATTTCAAGCAATTGCTAAACAAAGACTTGGTTGCGTCTGCAAATACACCAGAGCAATTAGCTCAAACGTTGTTTGATGCACCTTTTGTTGTAGTTTCTCATGGAACTCAAGCAGATCCTATTTTAAATTACGGCAATCAGATGGCTTTGCAACTATGGTCAATAAGTTGGGATGAATTTGTTACAACCCCTTCTCGTCTTACAGCCGAACCTGTCAATCGATCTGTCAGGGCGCAAATGCTAGAGCAAGCAGCAAAGCAGGGATATATTGATAATTATCAGGGAATACGTATTTCTCGTACTGGTCAAAGATTTCTAATCGAACAGGCGATAATCTGGAATTTAACTGACGAATTTGGCAAAAAGTGTGGGCAAGCAGCCACTTTTTCTGATTGGAAACTGCTAGGGTGA
- a CDS encoding GlsB/YeaQ/YmgE family stress response membrane protein, which translates to MGIIAWLVLGLIAGGLAKLIYPGHQGGGIFATLGLGILGALVGGYLGSMLLGSGSGAGAASVGALTIPGVIFAVLGAMLLIFIWGLITRRAA; encoded by the coding sequence ATGGGTATTATAGCTTGGTTAGTTTTAGGATTAATTGCAGGTGGATTAGCAAAATTAATCTATCCTGGACATCAGGGTGGCGGCATTTTTGCTACACTCGGCTTGGGAATTTTAGGTGCATTAGTTGGAGGCTACCTTGGATCAATGCTACTAGGTAGTGGCTCAGGAGCAGGAGCAGCCTCTGTAGGAGCTTTAACAATTCCTGGTGTTATCTTCGCTGTGTTGGGCGCAATGCTACTTATCTTTATTTGGGGTCTGATTACCCGTCGTGCTGCCTAG
- the psb35 gene encoding photosystem II assembly protein Psb35 has translation MNLLLQIADAGPHFPYLATGALVVGFIAAVSIGSIAWYNSKRPAGWEDKERPDIVPKVDK, from the coding sequence ATGAATCTTTTACTACAGATTGCCGACGCCGGACCTCACTTTCCTTATTTAGCAACAGGAGCATTAGTTGTAGGCTTTATTGCTGCGGTGAGCATTGGTTCTATTGCTTGGTACAATTCCAAACGTCCTGCTGGCTGGGAAGATAAAGAGCGTCCTGATATTGTTCCTAAAGTTGATAAGTAA
- a CDS encoding response regulator produces the protein MESKMINILLVEDDEVDVMNVKRAFKKYKITNPLYVAGNGLEGLKMLRSPDGQPTVPDNRRLILLDLNMPKMNGLEFLQELRNDEELKRTPVIVLTTSDEDRDRIEAYNLNVAGYILKPVTFIIFAEVMVALNKYWTLCEMP, from the coding sequence ATGGAAAGCAAAATGATCAACATCTTATTGGTGGAGGACGACGAGGTTGATGTGATGAATGTCAAACGCGCATTCAAAAAATATAAGATAACTAACCCCTTGTACGTTGCAGGAAATGGCTTAGAGGGTTTAAAAATGTTGCGATCGCCAGATGGTCAGCCGACCGTACCAGATAATCGAAGATTGATTTTACTAGACCTAAATATGCCGAAGATGAACGGTCTAGAATTTTTACAAGAACTTAGAAATGACGAAGAGTTAAAACGCACTCCTGTAATCGTTTTAACTACCTCTGACGAAGACAGAGATAGAATTGAGGCTTACAACTTAAATGTTGCTGGTTATATTCTCAAGCCAGTTACTTTTATAATTTTTGCTGAGGTGATGGTTGCCCTCAATAAATACTGGACTTTATGCGAGATGCCATAG
- a CDS encoding Hsp20/alpha crystallin family protein — MAIVRYNHWTETNSFQRQLNRIFDDTSTPATFAELANFSKAPAAELTETESALILKLEVPRMQPGDIDIKATAKSISIQGDRQPEVQSESADKTRSKFHYDSFPRVIFLPVPIQNTEVKAEYKDGILHLTLPKAEDEKNRVIKVNLLDSAHS; from the coding sequence ATGGCAATTGTTCGCTATAACCATTGGACAGAAACAAACTCTTTTCAACGTCAATTAAATCGTATATTTGATGATACTTCAACCCCTGCTACTTTTGCCGAGTTGGCTAACTTTTCTAAAGCTCCTGCTGCTGAACTTACAGAAACAGAATCAGCATTAATTCTCAAGTTAGAAGTTCCGCGAATGCAGCCTGGAGACATTGATATCAAAGCAACAGCCAAAAGCATTTCCATCCAAGGCGATCGCCAGCCTGAAGTTCAATCAGAATCAGCAGATAAAACTCGTTCTAAGTTCCACTATGATAGTTTTCCAAGAGTAATTTTTCTACCTGTGCCAATTCAAAATACTGAAGTCAAAGCTGAATACAAAGATGGTATTCTTCACCTAACACTACCTAAAGCTGAGGATGAGAAAAACAGGGTTATTAAAGTTAATTTGTTAGATTCAGCACATAGCTAA
- a CDS encoding response regulator transcription factor: MSKISVVLIEDHDLSRIGLCAALKQYSDIEIINNAANGEDGFKKVTTHQPDVALVDIGLPDIDGIEVAQKLKQHQAENSDFNTKILMLTMHDSEDSVMAAFAAGADSYSLKDVSMDNLVEAIRTTHEGNAWIDPAIARIVLKQAQSTKSTSVAVAENIPQAEEDTQAITAIAEEYQQLIETYPLTDRELEVLELIVAGCSNAEISAKLYITVGTVKTHVCHILNKLCADDRTQAAVRALRAGLVK, encoded by the coding sequence ATGAGCAAGATTAGTGTCGTCTTAATTGAAGATCATGACTTAAGCCGAATCGGTTTATGTGCAGCCCTTAAGCAATATTCAGATATAGAAATTATTAATAATGCTGCTAATGGCGAAGACGGCTTTAAAAAGGTGACGACTCATCAACCTGATGTTGCTCTAGTAGATATAGGCTTACCTGACATTGACGGCATTGAGGTAGCTCAAAAACTAAAGCAACATCAAGCAGAAAACTCTGACTTTAATACTAAAATCTTGATGCTGACGATGCACGATAGCGAAGATTCAGTTATGGCTGCTTTCGCTGCTGGGGCTGATTCCTATAGCCTCAAAGATGTCAGCATGGACAATCTGGTCGAGGCAATTCGCACCACCCACGAAGGAAATGCCTGGATCGATCCAGCGATCGCTCGTATTGTGCTTAAGCAAGCTCAATCTACTAAAAGTACTAGTGTAGCTGTGGCTGAAAATATTCCTCAAGCTGAAGAGGATACTCAGGCTATTACTGCTATAGCCGAAGAATATCAGCAGCTAATTGAAACCTATCCTCTCACGGACAGAGAATTAGAAGTATTAGAATTAATTGTAGCTGGCTGTAGCAACGCAGAGATATCAGCCAAGCTATATATTACCGTAGGCACAGTTAAAACTCATGTATGTCATATCCTTAATAAACTGTGTGCCGATGACCGCACTCAAGCAGCGGTTAGAGCTTTACGGGCAGGATTAGTTAAGTAA
- a CDS encoding YegS/Rv2252/BmrU family lipid kinase gives MTRSACLIFNPVAGQGNSEQDLATIKRILEPEFELDIQFTTKEISGGELARKAVANNAEIIIASGGDGTVSMVAEALINTDIPLGAIARGTANAFANALEIPDTIEAACKVIVDGATKKVDAAICNDKPMILLAGIGFEAETVEDADREAKNRLGMLAYVLSGLKQLREFEKFKATIETDDKVIKVAVNAITIANAAPPSSVLAQGTAGVVYDDGLLDVTIIAAETRAGAIAISYHLLQSASNGEAAERDDVGYLRTKWIKVTTDPPQKVVLDGEIVGSTPIEIKCIPEGLTVFTPVEEVIQAEERLEHLAGIQIENKEATSESETIVETDNSKIISD, from the coding sequence ATGACTCGTTCAGCTTGTTTGATTTTCAATCCTGTTGCTGGACAAGGCAACTCAGAGCAGGACTTAGCCACGATTAAACGCATTTTAGAGCCAGAATTTGAGCTTGATATACAATTTACCACTAAAGAAATAAGCGGTGGCGAATTAGCTCGTAAAGCAGTAGCAAACAATGCAGAGATAATAATTGCCTCTGGGGGAGACGGGACGGTTTCAATGGTAGCTGAAGCTTTGATCAATACAGATATTCCTTTAGGTGCGATCGCTAGAGGTACGGCAAATGCTTTTGCTAATGCCTTGGAGATACCCGACACCATCGAAGCAGCCTGTAAAGTAATTGTCGATGGTGCTACCAAAAAAGTAGATGCAGCAATATGCAATGACAAACCAATGATTTTGCTGGCGGGAATTGGTTTTGAAGCTGAAACCGTAGAAGATGCCGATCGCGAGGCAAAAAATCGTTTGGGAATGTTAGCTTATGTACTATCAGGCTTAAAGCAGCTAAGAGAATTTGAAAAGTTTAAGGCTACCATTGAAACTGATGACAAAGTAATTAAGGTAGCTGTTAATGCTATCACTATTGCTAATGCTGCTCCCCCAAGCTCTGTATTGGCTCAGGGTACAGCAGGAGTAGTTTATGATGATGGGCTATTAGATGTCACTATTATTGCTGCTGAGACAAGAGCAGGAGCGATCGCGATCTCCTATCATCTTTTGCAAAGTGCCAGTAATGGTGAAGCTGCCGAAAGAGATGATGTTGGCTATCTACGAACTAAATGGATAAAGGTTACTACAGATCCACCTCAAAAAGTTGTTTTAGATGGGGAAATTGTTGGTTCAACTCCTATCGAGATTAAATGTATACCAGAAGGCTTAACGGTATTTACTCCCGTAGAAGAAGTTATTCAAGCTGAAGAGAGATTGGAACATCTAGCAGGAATACAAATAGAAAATAAGGAAGCTACATCTGAATCTGAGACTATTGTAGAAACAGACAACAGTAAAATTATTAGCGATTAA
- a CDS encoding tetratricopeptide repeat protein — translation MNENLPVIYISALLAILVLAAIYILREVIRTRKQETTFSRLQSKLKNEKGTAEEYYELGSLYLDKKLFVQSLNLLKKALKVDKELPSENQALIHNAMGYAYFAQEQYDIAIREYKEALKLYPEYVIALNNLGNVYEKKQMIVKAVETYREATKYNPENDTAKQRLKSLEKRLVPSKSK, via the coding sequence ATGAATGAGAATCTACCTGTAATATATATTTCCGCTTTACTTGCCATACTTGTTCTCGCTGCTATTTATATTTTGCGCGAAGTAATTAGAACTCGTAAGCAAGAAACCACTTTCTCTCGTCTACAAAGCAAACTTAAAAACGAAAAAGGCACTGCTGAAGAATATTACGAACTAGGTAGTCTTTATTTAGATAAAAAACTGTTTGTTCAATCTCTTAACCTGCTCAAAAAAGCGTTAAAAGTAGATAAAGAACTACCATCAGAAAATCAAGCTTTAATTCACAATGCCATGGGCTATGCTTACTTTGCTCAAGAACAATACGACATTGCTATCAGAGAATATAAAGAGGCACTAAAGCTATATCCAGAATATGTGATTGCTCTAAACAATTTGGGCAATGTCTATGAGAAAAAGCAGATGATCGTTAAAGCGGTAGAAACTTATAGAGAAGCTACCAAATACAATCCTGAAAACGATACTGCTAAGCAACGCCTCAAGTCTCTTGAAAAACGCCTAGTTCCTTCCAAATCAAAATAG
- a CDS encoding cation:proton antiporter, with the protein MDTYILSLLVIGLLLLAVTLGSGWIKRLPLSYALIYLVVGISLGSYGFGLIKVKPDTQFLERLTEFVVIVSVFGCGLKINRPLKFWAWQSTIRLIGLLMPISILALTLAAHYILGMNWGAAVLLGAILAPTDPVLASEVQLAHVEDKDELRFALTSEGGLNDSLAFPFVYFGIYGFKDSNWDNWFKSWVAVDLLWAIAAGIIMGIVVAKALVWIDRTLQKRRQADELLEDFVAISIILLTYSLTELVNGYGFLAVFVAGLVVQRSYFVEQEKRMAQLEFTEQIEKLLEVTAIVVLGTILLVEPMLKYAGESLLIAGLLFLIIRPFGVWLSTLGGGLPKTTRSLMGWFGIKGLGSLYYLTYALGEGVTGEVAEEIAWITYTVIVLSVIAHGISAYPLMAWYENLKNKDQKPNKASNHLV; encoded by the coding sequence ATGGACACTTATATTCTCAGCCTATTAGTAATAGGATTGCTGTTATTGGCAGTAACCCTTGGTTCTGGCTGGATCAAAAGACTACCTCTTTCTTATGCCTTAATTTATTTAGTAGTCGGTATTTCACTTGGTTCTTATGGGTTTGGATTAATCAAAGTTAAACCAGATACGCAATTTTTAGAAAGATTAACCGAATTTGTTGTTATTGTCTCTGTATTTGGCTGTGGACTTAAAATTAATCGTCCCCTTAAATTTTGGGCATGGCAATCGACGATTAGATTAATTGGGTTATTAATGCCGATCTCTATTTTAGCCCTAACGCTGGCTGCTCATTATATTTTAGGCATGAATTGGGGGGCTGCGGTACTGTTGGGGGCAATACTAGCACCTACCGACCCTGTATTAGCTTCAGAGGTACAGCTTGCCCACGTAGAAGATAAGGACGAGTTGCGCTTTGCCTTGACTTCTGAAGGAGGTTTAAATGATTCTTTGGCGTTTCCCTTTGTTTATTTTGGCATTTATGGGTTCAAAGATTCTAACTGGGACAACTGGTTTAAAAGCTGGGTAGCAGTTGATTTACTTTGGGCGATCGCAGCAGGGATTATTATGGGTATAGTGGTGGCAAAAGCATTAGTCTGGATCGATCGCACTCTTCAAAAACGTCGCCAAGCAGATGAACTATTAGAAGACTTTGTGGCTATAAGTATTATTTTGTTAACCTACTCTTTGACTGAATTAGTCAATGGCTATGGCTTTTTAGCGGTATTTGTGGCAGGTTTAGTGGTGCAGCGCAGTTACTTTGTCGAACAGGAAAAACGCATGGCGCAGCTAGAATTTACCGAACAAATAGAAAAGTTATTAGAAGTAACGGCAATCGTCGTTTTAGGCACAATTTTATTGGTTGAACCGATGCTTAAATATGCAGGAGAATCTTTATTAATTGCAGGGTTGCTATTTCTAATCATTCGTCCTTTTGGAGTCTGGCTAAGTACGTTGGGAGGAGGTTTACCAAAAACAACTCGTAGTCTCATGGGTTGGTTTGGCATCAAAGGGTTAGGTTCACTTTATTATCTGACCTATGCTTTGGGCGAGGGAGTTACAGGAGAAGTAGCCGAAGAAATTGCTTGGATTACCTACACTGTGATCGTCTTGTCTGTTATCGCCCACGGTATTAGTGCTTATCCTTTGATGGCTTGGTATGAAAATCTCAAAAATAAAGATCAAAAACCGAATAAAGCTTCCAATCATTTAGTTTAA
- a CDS encoding Tab2/Atab2 family RNA-binding protein: MGNTVWELDFYSRPILDEEGKKLWELLICESSDDIARSPDTLFKYAQYCSSKTVNSLWLKEAIEKAIALAETTPRKIRFFRRQMNNMIVKACNDVGINPVPSRRTYALNKWLEERIKNVYPQESGFDLNTANAPSVQYPPLNAISLPDAVKGDRGDKWIFVSLSATDFDNMKEWDIAFQESFALSLLNIASDTIIPGLIIYSLRATPLAAWMSGLEMGYLNLEKDMRPQLRLETGLSDSWTLVNLTNKETVKQAEDFEKAKQKAAGVHFLAVQSSPDSESFAGFWLLKE; this comes from the coding sequence ATGGGCAATACAGTTTGGGAATTAGATTTTTATTCACGTCCAATATTAGACGAAGAGGGAAAAAAGCTTTGGGAATTGCTAATCTGTGAAAGTTCTGACGATATTGCGCGATCGCCTGATACTCTATTTAAATATGCTCAATACTGTTCGAGCAAAACGGTTAACTCATTGTGGTTGAAAGAAGCTATTGAAAAAGCGATCGCCCTTGCCGAAACTACCCCTAGAAAAATTCGCTTTTTTCGCCGTCAGATGAATAATATGATTGTTAAAGCCTGCAACGATGTGGGCATAAATCCCGTCCCTAGCCGTCGCACCTATGCTCTTAACAAATGGCTGGAAGAACGCATCAAAAATGTCTATCCCCAAGAATCAGGATTCGATCTCAATACTGCCAATGCTCCTTCCGTGCAGTACCCGCCCCTAAATGCTATTTCTTTACCCGATGCTGTAAAGGGAGATCGCGGAGACAAATGGATTTTTGTGAGCCTCAGCGCAACGGACTTTGATAACATGAAAGAATGGGATATTGCTTTTCAAGAATCCTTTGCTCTTTCTCTGCTTAATATAGCCTCAGATACTATTATTCCTGGCTTAATTATCTATTCTCTCCGTGCTACACCCTTAGCTGCCTGGATGTCTGGTTTAGAAATGGGTTATTTAAACTTAGAAAAAGATATGCGCCCCCAGTTACGCTTAGAAACTGGATTAAGCGATAGTTGGACGCTAGTTAATCTAACCAACAAAGAAACTGTCAAACAAGCAGAAGATTTTGAAAAAGCCAAACAAAAAGCTGCTGGGGTTCACTTTTTGGCTGTTCAATCATCTCCTGATTCTGAATCCTTTGCAGGATTTTGGCTACTTAAAGAGTAG
- a CDS encoding TIGR00341 family protein, whose protein sequence is MTVILTYNPRYLTRIRYFLRKVNRKFHLKRLWEQDNGNWLWLREKATPIASLNRSIWRLSVPSFSFHFMLGLSAIIATLGLLANSAAVIIGAMIVAPLMGPIVGMAYSTAMGNRRLLRRSSFTLLKGILLTIGVSWLATSIIGLDTVDSEIMSRVKPTLIDFGIAMAAGAAGAFANTRRSISTAMPGVAIAVALVPPLSVVGIGMAQGEADIAFGALLLFLTNLICIIFFGSLVFLFQSYGNLGRAKKGLAMSTAVMFLLGIPLTLSMRELIVTKNVRQQIEYFIFNETETFANADINSIVVTPKKGYLRVDLDIAAPLNSISKEQIERAKSALAQKIGQEIYLDVEMVPLKRITIPN, encoded by the coding sequence ATGACAGTTATTCTGACCTATAATCCTCGATATCTTACTCGCATCAGATATTTTCTACGTAAAGTAAATCGTAAATTTCATCTCAAACGACTTTGGGAACAGGATAATGGCAATTGGCTTTGGTTGAGAGAAAAGGCGACCCCTATTGCTAGCTTAAACCGAAGTATCTGGCGATTATCAGTTCCCTCATTTAGCTTTCACTTTATGCTGGGTTTATCGGCAATTATTGCTACTTTGGGGCTGCTGGCTAATAGTGCTGCGGTGATTATTGGGGCGATGATTGTTGCACCTTTGATGGGTCCAATTGTCGGCATGGCTTATTCTACGGCAATGGGCAATCGTAGACTGCTGCGTCGCTCTAGTTTTACGCTACTCAAAGGAATCTTGCTAACAATTGGTGTTTCTTGGCTTGCTACTTCAATCATTGGTCTAGATACCGTAGATTCAGAAATCATGTCTCGCGTCAAGCCGACTTTAATTGACTTTGGTATTGCCATGGCAGCAGGGGCAGCAGGAGCTTTTGCCAATACTCGTCGGAGTATTTCTACTGCTATGCCTGGGGTAGCGATCGCCGTGGCTTTAGTTCCACCTCTTAGCGTAGTCGGTATTGGTATGGCACAGGGAGAAGCTGATATTGCCTTTGGTGCGCTGCTGTTATTTTTAACCAACCTAATTTGCATTATCTTTTTTGGCAGCTTAGTATTTTTATTTCAGTCCTATGGCAATCTTGGGCGAGCGAAAAAAGGACTAGCAATGTCTACGGCAGTAATGTTTTTGTTGGGTATTCCCCTAACTCTTTCGATGCGTGAGTTGATTGTAACCAAGAATGTTCGCCAACAAATTGAATACTTTATTTTCAATGAGACAGAAACTTTTGCTAATGCCGATATCAACTCAATTGTAGTTACGCCGAAAAAAGGCTATTTGAGAGTAGATTTAGATATAGCAGCACCACTTAATTCAATTTCTAAAGAGCAAATCGAGCGGGCAAAATCTGCTCTCGCTCAAAAAATTGGTCAAGAAATTTATCTTGATGTGGAAATGGTTCCTCTAAAACGTATAACAATCCCCAACTGA
- a CDS encoding alpha-amylase, with translation MSEFNGVMMQYFHWYNEPDGSLWNQLTENAAHLAKVGITSVWLPPAYKGTGGGYDVGYGVYDIFDLGEFDQKGSVRTKYGTKEEYIKAIKAAKEAGIRTYADVVLNHMLGADKEEETEATPMDPDNRHEAIGDLQKVKTWTHFTFPGRKGKYSSLEWHWWHFDAVDYNAYDGDANAIYLFRDKQFDEQVDLEKGTFAYLMGCDLDMEQEEVRGELMYWGEWYIDTTDVDGFRFDAVKHIKAGFFPDWLNHVRKYSGKPLFAVGEYWSDNIEALQHFIDTTGGDVALFDAPLHYNFTEAGKAGNNFDMRQIFDGTLVEYQPTLAVTLVENHDSQPLQSLESVVESWFKPLAYALILLRRDGYPCVFYADYYGAHYKDTGRDGQEYEIFMESHQWLIDKFLQTRQEYAYGEQYDYFDHANCIGWTRLGDEEHPGGIAVVLSNGGDGTKWMEVGEPNHTYVDLTEHIEEPVTTNEEGWADFHCLAGSVSVWIPKSSDLLDS, from the coding sequence ATGTCCGAGTTTAACGGTGTGATGATGCAGTATTTCCACTGGTACAACGAGCCTGATGGTAGCCTGTGGAATCAGTTGACAGAAAATGCTGCACATTTAGCAAAAGTTGGTATTACCTCTGTTTGGCTACCTCCCGCATATAAAGGTACTGGAGGTGGCTATGATGTGGGTTACGGCGTTTACGACATATTTGACCTAGGGGAGTTCGACCAAAAAGGCTCAGTTAGAACTAAATACGGTACGAAAGAAGAATACATCAAGGCAATTAAAGCAGCCAAAGAAGCTGGCATACGCACCTATGCAGACGTAGTGTTAAATCATATGCTTGGTGCTGACAAGGAAGAAGAGACAGAAGCAACGCCAATGGATCCTGATAATCGTCATGAAGCTATAGGCGATTTACAGAAGGTAAAAACCTGGACACATTTTACCTTTCCTGGGCGTAAGGGCAAATACTCTAGCTTAGAGTGGCACTGGTGGCATTTTGACGCGGTTGATTATAATGCTTATGACGGCGATGCTAATGCTATTTATTTATTTAGAGATAAGCAATTTGACGAGCAGGTAGATTTGGAAAAAGGTACGTTTGCCTATCTTATGGGTTGCGACCTGGATATGGAACAAGAAGAAGTTCGAGGCGAACTTATGTATTGGGGTGAATGGTATATTGACACCACTGATGTCGATGGTTTTCGCTTCGATGCCGTTAAACATATCAAGGCTGGATTTTTTCCTGATTGGTTAAATCACGTCAGAAAATACTCAGGCAAACCTTTATTTGCTGTCGGGGAATACTGGTCAGATAATATTGAAGCCTTGCAACACTTTATTGATACTACAGGTGGAGACGTGGCTTTGTTTGATGCACCTTTGCACTATAACTTTACTGAAGCTGGTAAAGCAGGCAACAATTTCGATATGCGTCAAATATTTGATGGCACATTAGTTGAATATCAGCCTACTTTGGCAGTAACTTTAGTCGAAAATCATGATTCTCAACCTTTGCAGTCTTTAGAATCTGTAGTGGAATCTTGGTTTAAACCCTTGGCTTATGCCTTAATTCTGTTAAGGAGAGATGGCTATCCCTGTGTTTTTTATGCTGACTACTATGGCGCACATTACAAAGACACTGGCAGAGATGGACAAGAGTATGAAATCTTTATGGAATCCCATCAATGGCTGATTGATAAATTTCTTCAGACACGCCAAGAGTATGCTTACGGTGAGCAGTACGATTACTTCGATCATGCCAACTGTATTGGCTGGACAAGACTGGGTGATGAAGAACATCCAGGAGGAATAGCAGTGGTTTTGAGCAATGGTGGAGACGGTACTAAATGGATGGAAGTTGGTGAACCTAATCACACCTACGTTGACCTAACCGAACACATAGAAGAACCAGTTACTACCAATGAAGAAGGCTGGGCTGATTTTCATTGTCTAGCGGGTTCGGTTTCTGTTTGGATTCCCAAATCATCCGATTTACTAGATTCTTAG